The genomic window GAAGGAGATCTTAACTCGCcatcaacaaacaaatacaagGGAACTTCTGGAAAGATTCCTCAGTCATCTCTCCACAGTGGAAAAAGTGGGAAACAAGAGAACGGAGAGATTGTAAACAACaatcatctttatttttggtttccCTTACTATCAGGTATAACACTATAATTTATCGAGAAGATTACTTTAAGTTGAAGATTCTATTCATGTGTTTCACCTTCCTCTGTCTAATGTGCAGGTTTATCAGAGCTTAGTTTCGATCCAAGACCAGAAATCAGGAAAAGCGCACTACAGATTATGTTTGATACCTTACGCAACCATGGCCATTTATTTTCTCTGCCGTTATGGGAAAAAGTATTCGAGTCTGTATTATTTCCTATATTCGACTACGTACGCCATTCTATTGATCCTTCTGGCGAAGACGAATCTGCTGATCAAGGAAGTTCTGGTGGTGAAGTGGATGAGCTAGATCATGACGCCTGGCTCTACGAGACCTGTACATTAGCACTACAGCTTGTAGTGGATCTCTTTGTCAAATTTTACACTACAGTCAATCCACTTCTAGAGAAAGTACTAATGCTTCTTGTAAGCTTCATAAAGAGACCTCACCAGAGCCTTGCAGGAATTGGTATTGCTGCGTTTGTTCGTCTGATGAGCGATGCTGATGGCTTGTTCTCTGAAGAAAAGTGGTTAGAGGTGGTGTCAGCTTTAAAAGAAGCGGCGAAAACAACTTGCCCAGATTTTTCGTATTTCCTTAGCGAAGAATATGTAGCAAGAAGCCAGAGAAGTGCTCTCAACATTCAGAACAGTAATGCTGAGTCTGCTGCTCCAACTGCTACCGATGGCAATGAAGAGAGTCAGAGAACAGCAACCCATCTTTACGCTGCTATCTCTGATGCTAAGTGCCGAGCCGCTGTTCAACTTTTGTTGATCCAGGTTAGTTCCTCTCAAGCCTTACATTTATGTATTATAATAATGTGTGTTCCTTCAAATGAACCgacaacttttattttctttaatcaaatgttcttttgtaaattgatAACTCAAAAGGCAAACGCAAACAGAAGGAGGAACTTGGGAGTCTTTTCCGTTTacaatttaccaaaaaaaaaaagtaaatgcAATTTGTGTTGTTGCTGTTATTGTAGtaatgtttctatttttttcaggCTGTGATGGAGATTTACAACATGTACAGACCTCAGCTTTCAGCGAAAAACACATTAGTCCTCGTAGATGCATTGCACGGTGTAGCTTTACATGCTCACGGAATAAACAGTAACACAATACTTCGTTCAAGACTACAAGAGCTAGGACCCATGACACAGATGCAAGATCCTCCACTACTTCGTCTTGAAAACGAGTCTTACCAAATCTGCCTGACATTCTTACAGAATCTTGTTgcagacaaaaccaaaaaagaagaagaagaagaagaagaggaaataGAATCACTTCTAGTCAACATCTGTCAAGAAGTTCTCAACTTCTACATCgagacttcttcttctgcgaAAAAATTACAATCAGAATCATCACGGGCCAGCGAATACCGATGGAGAATACCTTTGGGATCAGGAAAACGAAGAGAACTATCAGCAAGAGCTCCTCTTATAGTTGCAACACTTCAAGCAATGTGTACATTGGATGAGGCATCATTTGAGAAGAACCTGAAATGTCTATTTCCACTTCTGGCTAACTTGATTAGCTGCGAACACGGCTCTAACGAGGTTCAGACTGCTCTTGCTGACATGCTTGGCCTATCGGTTGGCCCGGTTTTACTCCAATGGtgctgatttttttctctcttttcttattggCTTTCATCTTTGACTTTGGCTTGTCATGTTAATACTTGCCTTTATAGAGTTCTCTCTTAATTCATAGCGGTTCAATATAACAAGCGTTTAATGGACCTGATGGGCTTAAGGTCGCGTAGGCCCATATATTTGCAAGCTGTTCTCGAGGCACTTTCCGTGGTCTCCAATGATACGACGCGTATTTGTCCTTCTGCGGagtgatttttcatttttcaaaatttcttctaattggttaaatactttttttttttttgggtaaaaatTGGTTTAAATACTGAAATCCGTGGAACAAGTGTATAGTATGGGATATGTGAACGTTGCATGATATAATCGCCCAAATCTCAAAGGCGAGGTTTGAACCCTATTTCGAGACAATTAGTCAAGTGAGTGAGTGCTTTGACGTGAGTAAGTACTATATATAGTAAGTATTACATGATGTTGCATTGTATTAGAGCCACATGCGCCCATCATCACTAATTGGCTCTCTAACAAATGAACTGGTCGGGTAAGTGGGTAGGAGTGAACATAACTTGAAGGGATCACGCCGTGGTTCATTGGACGcaaacttctcttcttcctaatCCTAATCGGTCAACCACATTCGCACACAATCCAAATCCACTCACTTTTGTCGTCCGGAGTGTAATTGAGGGCGTTGCTAAAAAGACAAGTGCTAGAATCACCtggttatatataaattcaaacttcaacaaatgaaaagaaattataagaaaaaaacttcacGCGTGCGTCAGAAGGAATTGCACGTGTGACTGACACCTAGCATTTGCTGTCTCCAACCCcatcctcttcttttctttgtcttccaTAAGGTTTTTGGTATTAATACTTAACCTACTTAGGGATTAGCATTTCAATTATACATACACGAATATATATAGGTCTGGTTCTGACATAAtttacaaagataaagactaAGATCGACAAATCAATGAATATAGACAGAAAGAGAagtcttattttcttctactaATTAAAATAGCCAAAAGGGACTAATGTAGTAATGTAGTAGAATGGTAAACTATGAGTAGTTCTATATCCCACAAGACACGGTCTGACTCGTTGTGTTTTGTAATCTGACTTCATTAGTGTTGTTTGGGTCCCAATCCAATTCCCCATGTCCGGCACATGCTCGTCTTTCTCGGTTTCACGCCCATTCAAATCTTTCCCTTTTCATAAATTTCACCATCACGGTTAACGGTAATTCGTTGGTGTATCTTTTCAAAAAGCGCCTCatctttacttttgtttgtttgttagattgcttcatatttttcattttcttattcaactctttgtttttccttgaaCATCACACTTCAAAAGACCAAAACTAGTGGAACCCATATACCGCACCATGGGGGCACGCTCTTGTGTTATTGCCATAACAGAACCCATCATCCTTCTGATTTGTTTACCTTAAGCCACaacttaaaccctaaacctccATATTTCAAACCCTTTTCTCTCCTACATGTATCACTGCTTCACTTCCACTTTTCATCAACCTCACGTTCCCAAGCCCtaactatatgtatatataaataactcTATATTTGATTCATTAATTTAGGGACACCAAATCTATTCAACCTAAAAGCCTTCTTTTCCCCTATATTGACCAACTTTTTAGCGAATCAGAAGAGGAATGGATGAGGTATCTCGTTCTCATACACCGCAATTTCTATCAAGTGATCATCAGCACTATCACCATCAAAACGCTGGACGACAAAAACGcggcagagaagaagaaggagttgAACCCAACAATATAGGGGAAGACCTAGCCACCTTTCCTTCCGGAGAAGAGAATATCAAGAAGAGAAGGCCACGTGGCAGACCTGCTGGTTCCAAGAACAAACCCAAAGCACCAATCATAGTCACTCGCGACTCCGCGAACGCCTTCAGATGTCACGTCATGGAGATAACCAACGCCTGCGATGTAATGGAAAGCCTAGCCGTCTTCGCTAGACGCCGTCAGCGTGGCGTTTGCGTCTTGACCGGAAACGGGGCCGTTACAAACGTCACCGTTAGACAACCTGGCGGAGGCGTCGTCAGTTTACACGGACGGTTTGagattctttctctctcgggTTCGTTTCTTCCTCCACCGGCACCACCAGCTGCGTCTGGTTTAAAGGTTTACTTAGCCGGTGGTCAAGGTCAAGTGATCGGAGGCAGTGTGGTGGGACCGCTTACGGCATCAAGTCCGGTGGTCGTTATGGCAGCTTCATTTGGAAACGCATCTTACGAGAGGCTGCCActagaggaggaggaggaaactGAAAGAGAAATAGATGGAAACGCGGCTAGGGCGATTGGAACGCAAACGCAGAAACAGTTAATGCAAGATGCGACATCGTTTATTGGGTCGCCGTCGAATTTAATTAACTCTGTTTCGTTGCCAGGTGAAGCTTATTGGGGAACGCAACGACCGTCTTTCTAAGATAATATCATTGATAATATAAGTTTCgtcttcttattctttttcactttttacctttttcactttcttaggttttgttttaacGTTTGATTAATACCTGAAggtttttggaaaattttcgATCGGATAAAAGGATTTATGTTGCGAGCCGAAACGCAACGGTCTGATCTCGGAttgatctttatatatataggggCTAGTGTTGTGATCTTCCTTGAGTTGATGTTTATAATGTAGTAGTTGATATTGAATGAAATCTTCAtgttttttgataaatgaTTATAGCTTGATCAAGATTTAGAAGTTAGCATAGAAAAATGCATGAGAAGACTGGTTAAAATTTTCGTGCACAAGTAGCTAAAGAGAATAATCTTGCTTCCTTGTTTAATGGCAAGACTTGGGAACAAGATGATTACATTGGCATACACTTTTCTAGACTTTTTTCTAGGTTATAGACACAAGTCAATACTTTGTATTCTAGTTAcatttataaaactaaaatttcgATTGTAAACtatagaacaaaaaattatgaaaatcaaTAATTGTACCCTGGTTAACTTATAACTAAGAGCATCCCCAACGATATATCTTAGCCTAATCTTAGCAAACATCTTAGCATTAGATTAAGAAGTAGTTCGTTCTTAaccattggagatgctctaagaacttaaaaaaattctcctaaacaaaaatatgaatcgaAATCCTATCAGAAAAAGTCTAGCCCGGAAATCTCTGGACGTGTGGGCCGAATCTAAACCCTCTTAAAGCCCAATTTGATTAGGATCAAGAGAAAGGGGAAGCCCTAAAGATTGGCGTCCTGCGTTCATCATCACCTTCTCTCCCGCCgctttctttcatctttacAAAACCGATTACTTTTGTCGGAATCTGACGTCAGCATACCTGCTACCACTTCCAGAGTTCAATCGATCTTCGCCTCGTTGAAACGTTTTCCCTCTTCGATTATCAACAGTGTCTCCACTCGTATCATCACCGCCTCCAACTAATTTTGCCATCTCTCTCGTTGTTCCAATTTGATTCTACTAGTGAGCTCCGAtttaatttagggttttgaaagaTGTCAGCTTTGAAAAATTACGGCTTGATCTCCATTGATTCTGCCCTCCATTTTCCTCGATCAAATCAATTGCAGAGCTATAAGAggttactctctctctctctctctctctctatgcCTAATCTTATTGGGATTATAGTTACTGGTATTGGATTTGGTTTCGACAGCTCTCTAGTgtaattgaaatttttgtatCACAGGTAGAACAATGAATATATTGCTTTGGTTACTAAAGCAATAACTTTTTCTCTTGAAGAATCGGATTTGTAGTTGTGTTTATATCTGTTGATCGATTGGCTAGATTAATGCTTAGACATTGCCTTATGATCTCTGAGTGATTGATTTATTTGCTCATCAAACCAGAAGGAATGCAAAATGGGTCTCTCCAATAGCAGCTGTTGTACCTAACTTCCATCTTCCTATGCGCAGTCTCGAGGATAAAAACAGGTGCATCTTCTATTCCTTCTCATGTTTactattgtttttgttcatacTTCAGCAGCTTTCTCTTGTATTTTTGTGTTGGCAGGACAAACACAGACGACATAAGGTCCCTTAGAGTGATCACAGCCATTAAGACACCGTATTTACCTGATGGAAGATTCGACCTCCAAGCATACGATGACTTAGTCAACACGCAGATAGAAAACGGTGCTGAAGGTGTGATTGTTGGTGGTACAACTGGTGAAGGCCAATTGATGAGCTGGGATGAGCACATAATGCTTATCGGCCATACTGTAAATTGTTTTGGGGGAAGGATCAAAGTCATTGGAAACACTGGAAGTAACTCGACTAGGGAAGCTATTCATGCCACTGAGCAAGGATTCGCCATGGGAATGCACGGGGCACTGCACATTAACCCTTACTATGGAAAAACATCCATTGAAGGCATGAATGCGCATTTTCAAACCGTTCTTCATATGGGACCGACTATTATATACAACGTGCCAGGTCGAACGTGCCAGGATATACCTCCCCAGGTTATCTTTAAACTCTCTCAGAACCCTAATATGGCTGGGGTTAAGGAATGCGTTGGTAATAACCGAGTTGAAGAGTATACTGAGAAGGGAATTGTCGTTTGGAGTGGAAATGATGATCAGTGCCATGATTCTAGATGGGATCACGGTGCCACTGGAGTGATATCGGTTACTAGCAATTTAGTTCCGGGTTTGATGAGGAAGTTGATGTTTGAAGGTAGAAACTCAGCGTTGAACgcaaagcttcttcctttAATGGATTGGCTATTCCAAGAACCGAATCCCATTGGTGTAAACACTGCTTTGGCTCAGTTAGGAGTTGCGAGGCCGGTTTTTCGGTTACCTTATGTGCCATTGCCTCTGTCCAAAAGGATTGAGTTCGTTAAACTGGTGAAGGAAATCGGAAGGGAGCATTTTGTAGGAGACAGAGATGTTCAGGtacttgatgatgatgacttcaTCTTAATCGGTCGATATTAGAGTCTCTTCCCTGAAGATTGGTTGTGTTTATACTTTCTTCGTTCAGTTGTTAGTTATTTAGCTGATGAGAAACTCACAGATGGATCAAGACTTCTACTTGTTGTAATGTTTGGTCTGTTACTTTTGGTGATGAATCTAATGGCTTTTGCTtactctatctctctctccctctcctcTCTGGATGattgtgttttgtctttgcGTGTTTGCTCTGTTGTATAAAACGACATGATGGTTGTCTGAGGTTTGGGTCGTCGGAAACATCTCTATCACGGATCGGCATATTAAGCAACGAAATTTTTTAGTTGAAAGTGATCATGGATATGTATGTTAATACTTGGTACAtgaaaaagaataatcaaagcTTTCATAGAAGAGTAAATCACCCATAAATCattagtttgattttattttagtacCATTAAAGGttggaaaaggaaagaagaagacgagaagaATCAATAAACAAAGTTCACGAAGATCACTGAAGCAAGGAGGTTGAAACAGGGGAGTATTTTGGGTGAAGCAGAGCAAACAGAGCATTGTTTTcatggtggagaagaagagctttcttttttaaagctTCATTCTCTCGTATGATGCTTTGATTCTCTACGAAAAGCTTCAAGTTCCTCATCTCCATCTCCTTCTGTTCCTTCAGTAATCTTCTCCTCCTGCTtacaatgaaaaagaaagtactgttttatataattcagaaacaaaaatagagtCAATGTCTGAGGACGCTTGATATATGCGGAAGATGAAATTGAACCTGGTGAGATTAAGGATACGAAGATGGGTTTGTGTCTTAGATTTATGTTTGATATGGTACGAAGCAGATCTCATAGTTGGTGTGTCAGTGTCTGGGAATGGTGGCTCTGAAGTTGTCAGACACATCTTCTTGTGGTTTTATCACACAAAACGAACTGAGTAAACACAATGGAAGAGTAAGCTTTATATAGACGATCTATAAAGCTGtagttgtttcttttgagatagagagtgatgaagaaagacAAGGCTTTTGAAGGTAATGATGGCAAAAGGAAACTCATGATTATAGAGGGGCCAGAGATATGCATGAGTTCAggacgaagatgatgaagaagaagaccaaaacagactcttctctttctcagactctctgtttcttgttcttgattgaaTAGTTACTGTACTAATAGTGCAAACTTAGTAGAAAACACTTGAGAGGTACATACGTAAATCGACCATACCAAATCATTCAATTTCATACTAATTGATTACTTTAGTTGTAATCAACTACAGAGAAAGATCACATGAAATTTGGACCAACTATGCATGTACtacaatttgattttaaaaagttaatccATAAGCaccttttattttcaaaagagGCTCAAAAGAAAACTCCTTTACCTTAATACCAAACCCATTTCAAAGGTCGAAGTCTTGGATTCGCGGTTTGGCATCTCGTGTTCAAACCAGGTTTCCCTCATAATTGGGGTCtaattttaaggaaaaaacCTTGGTTCCAAAGAGACATATATCTTGTTCCTATGTAAAATGAAATCTAAGCATGTGATAtgaatagtaaaaaataaatataattgatcTAAGGACTAGGACCACTATAAAACTCTTACTCATTTCTTgtgttgatatttttttttgagatgcaaccaaatttgaaagacaaacaagaaaagaaataaagaagggGGAAGAAAACTTATACTAATAAAGACTAAATTGCAAATTGTAGGAGCTAGTCAACATCCGGAATTATTATCATGCTTCAAAATGATCAAAGCTGTTATGATTCTCTACCTatattatttactatttttagaCTAGGCATTGTCcaccacaaacaaaaagatgaaagttATTCTTCATCTCATACAAGCTAAGGCATaaaaaacacagaagaagGAATCATAAATAGCAAACGATTTCGTGGGTAATTTCTGGAGTTGCTACAAtgatgagttttgttttgatgcatACAAGTGGTCCATATCAAAATCACCACGCCCCTTCATTACTGCAAGATGGTACCATATGTGAATCTCTAACTAGAGTAGCACTCCCATGCATAATGCGTCTCTATCTATGATATGTAAATATTCAAATCTTTAAGCATTATACTTACATTGTCAACCACAAAAACATTATCAGCAATTCCTAGTTTCACAGATTAGGCATGAAATTTGAAGATTAAAAGAGAATCACCTAAAGGAATCTAGTTTTTCAGTTGCCAAGCATTAGAAAAAAGTGGTGAGGACTCCAGAAATTGTAGTTACGATAAGCTATGTTATCGGGGAAGGAGCTAGTTGATGTGATCCTTTGGATTTAGGCTCAGCTAGACGTTTAGATAATAGCTTGGCATCGAGTGGTTCAGACGCAACATTatctttcgtcttcttccttttgacCAACATTAGACACCGTttgaaacaatgaaaaagGCGGGGTACTTTGAAGTCCAAACAGTCTAAAATGAGTGTCGTCTTACCAAACTAAAAACGACAGGCTGTGTTGATAACGTGGGCTCTCTTGGGCTTTGAATATAAGTTAATGGGCTTATATGAAACCtgtattttctattttgaaaagaaagttATAAAGGACGGTGTGGACCAGAAGACACTCTTCGTTTTCTCTCCACGTGGGATATCACAGGTTCAAGTTCCAACGGTCCATTTTTTTGGGTGCAAAATTCCAATGGTCCATTAATCCACGCATTTAATCTTACGACGTTGTTTagcataattaattaatttgaaatttagaacaaataaaaacgcAAGAGAACACAAACCACAAAATGGAAACTAGTCAATTAGAAGATCTCAATATTTCGACACTACTACAAACtaacacaccaaaacaaaacaataacaatcATCCAATTCTAAATTAACTAATAAGATTAAACGTAAACCGTAACACTCTAATTCCCAGTTTTTAACAAACAGCAtcacaaagaaataaaaactcGTCGAAGGAAGACAATGGCAGTCTTCgtaattaaggttttgtttATAACAAGAGAGATGTGGCGGCAATAGTGACCAATGCGGTGAACAACGCAGGAGCGTTAACGTGAAACGCCGCGTTTTTCGCATTACTGTTCTCTGAACTTGTCGGCGAGTCTGACGGAGCTCCTTCCGGTGAAGATTCATCCACCGGTGGTGCTGGCGGAGAAGCTGCGGTTGGAGAAGGTGCTTCCACAGGAGACGGTGACTTAGCCGGGGTCGGTGTCGGTGCACTCACTGGCTCCGGTGCCGGCGCCGGCGATGAAGATTTTCCGAAAAGCTCAGCGGGAAGGAGCACATTATCCACAGTGAATATAACAACAGGTGTCTCATCGACCACCGTGTCGGCGAGTCTCGACGGACCAACGCCGGTATGGAGAATAACCTCGTCACCGGAAGTTGACGTCGTTAAATCGTATTTACCGGCGCCGTTAGTGGCTAAAGTGGAGATAGCGTCTTTGTTAGTCTTTAACGATCCTTT from Arabidopsis thaliana chromosome 3, partial sequence includes these protein-coding regions:
- the ZPR2 gene encoding binding protein — its product is MCLTTSEPPFPDTDTPTMRSASYHIKHKSKTQTHLRILNLTRRRRLLKEQKEMEMRNLKLFVENQSIIRENEALKKKALLLHHENNALFALLHPKYSPVSTSLLQ
- the ZPR2 gene encoding binding protein (LITTLE ZIPPER 2 (ZPR2); FUNCTIONS IN: protein binding; INVOLVED IN: biological_process unknown; LOCATED IN: cellular_component unknown; BEST Arabidopsis thaliana protein match is: protein binding (TAIR:AT2G45450.1); Has 30201 Blast hits to 17322 proteins in 780 species: Archae - 12; Bacteria - 1396; Metazoa - 17338; Fungi - 3422; Plants - 5037; Viruses - 0; Other Eukaryotes - 2996 (source: NCBI BLink).); the encoded protein is MCLTTSEPPFPDTDTPTMRSASYHIKHKSKTQTHLRILNLTSRRRRLLKEQKEMEMRNLKLFVENQSIIRENEALKKKALLLHHENNALFALLHPKYSPVSTSLLQ
- the DHDPS1 gene encoding dihydrodipicolinate synthase 1 (dihydrodipicolinate synthase 1 (DHDPS1); FUNCTIONS IN: dihydrodipicolinate synthase activity; INVOLVED IN: lysine biosynthetic process via diaminopimelate, metabolic process, diaminopimelate biosynthetic process; EXPRESSED IN: 22 plant structures; EXPRESSED DURING: 13 growth stages; CONTAINS InterPro DOMAIN/s: Aldolase-type TIM barrel (InterPro:IPR013785), Dihydrodipicolinate synthase subfamily (InterPro:IPR005263), Dihydrodipicolinate synthetase (InterPro:IPR002220), Dihydrodipicolinate synthetase, active site (InterPro:IPR020625), Dihydrodipicolinate synthetase, conserved site (InterPro:IPR020624); BEST Arabidopsis thaliana protein match is: dihydrodipicolinate synthase (TAIR:AT2G45440.1); Has 13092 Blast hits to 13092 proteins in 2641 species: Archae - 342; Bacteria - 9390; Metazoa - 97; Fungi - 273; Plants - 96; Viruses - 0; Other Eukaryotes - 2894 (source: NCBI BLink).) gives rise to the protein MSALKNYGLISIDSALHFPRSNQLQSYKRNAKWVSPIAAVVPNFHLPMRSLEDKNRTNTDDIRSLRVITAIKTPYLPDGRFDLQAYDDLVNTQIENGAEGVIVGGTTGEGQLMSWDEHIMLIGHTVNCFGGRIKVIGNTGSNSTREAIHATEQGFAMGMHGALHINPYYGKTSIEGMNAHFQTVLHMGPTIIYNVPGRTCQDIPPQVIFKLSQNPNMAGVKECVGNNRVEEYTEKGIVVWSGNDDQCHDSRWDHGATGVISVTSNLVPGLMRKLMFEGRNSALNAKLLPLMDWLFQEPNPIGVNTALAQLGVARPVFRLPYVPLPLSKRIEFVKLVKEIGREHFVGDRDVQVLDDDDFILIGRY
- the DHDPS1 gene encoding dihydrodipicolinate synthase 1 (dihydrodipicolinate synthase 1 (DHDPS1); FUNCTIONS IN: dihydrodipicolinate synthase activity; INVOLVED IN: lysine biosynthetic process via diaminopimelate, diaminopimelate biosynthetic process, metabolic process; EXPRESSED IN: 22 plant structures; EXPRESSED DURING: 13 growth stages; CONTAINS InterPro DOMAIN/s: Aldolase-type TIM barrel (InterPro:IPR013785), Dihydrodipicolinate synthase subfamily (InterPro:IPR005263), Dihydrodipicolinate synthetase (InterPro:IPR002220), Dihydrodipicolinate synthetase, active site (InterPro:IPR020625), Dihydrodipicolinate synthetase, conserved site (InterPro:IPR020624); BEST Arabidopsis thaliana protein match is: dihydrodipicolinate synthase (TAIR:AT2G45440.1); Has 13228 Blast hits to 13228 proteins in 2671 species: Archae - 342; Bacteria - 9527; Metazoa - 96; Fungi - 273; Plants - 96; Viruses - 0; Other Eukaryotes - 2894 (source: NCBI BLink).), which codes for MSALKNYGLISIDSALHFPRSNQLQSYKRRNAKWVSPIAAVVPNFHLPMRSLEDKNRTNTDDIRSLRVITAIKTPYLPDGRFDLQAYDDLVNTQIENGAEGVIVGGTTGEGQLMSWDEHIMLIGHTVNCFGGRIKVIGNTGSNSTREAIHATEQGFAMGMHGALHINPYYGKTSIEGMNAHFQTVLHMGPTIIYNVPGRTCQDIPPQVIFKLSQNPNMAGVKECVGNNRVEEYTEKGIVVWSGNDDQCHDSRWDHGATGVISVTSNLVPGLMRKLMFEGRNSALNAKLLPLMDWLFQEPNPIGVNTALAQLGVARPVFRLPYVPLPLSKRIEFVKLVKEIGREHFVGDRDVQVLDDDDFILIGRY
- the AHL18 gene encoding AT-hook motif nuclear-localized protein 18 (AT-hook motif nuclear-localized protein 18 (AHL18); CONTAINS InterPro DOMAIN/s: Protein of unknown function DUF296 (InterPro:IPR005175), Predicted AT-hook DNA-binding (InterPro:IPR014476); BEST Arabidopsis thaliana protein match is: AT-hook motif nuclear-localized protein 22 (TAIR:AT2G45430.1); Has 760 Blast hits to 756 proteins in 23 species: Archae - 0; Bacteria - 2; Metazoa - 0; Fungi - 0; Plants - 758; Viruses - 0; Other Eukaryotes - 0 (source: NCBI BLink).): MDEVSRSHTPQFLSSDHQHYHHQNAGRQKRGREEEGVEPNNIGEDLATFPSGEENIKKRRPRGRPAGSKNKPKAPIIVTRDSANAFRCHVMEITNACDVMESLAVFARRRQRGVCVLTGNGAVTNVTVRQPGGGVVSLHGRFEILSLSGSFLPPPAPPAASGLKVYLAGGQGQVIGGSVVGPLTASSPVVVMAASFGNASYERLPLEEEEETEREIDGNAARAIGTQTQKQLMQDATSFIGSPSNLINSVSLPGEAYWGTQRPSF